A single window of Solanum dulcamara chromosome 5, daSolDulc1.2, whole genome shotgun sequence DNA harbors:
- the LOC129890616 gene encoding uncharacterized protein LOC129890616 — protein sequence MDEIDNYHNSSDEDSVDVESSETGDSVDGDISRDTLSGDEVDPLSLSICEKDISDKSLCTHSLKQNYMTVLNPCMDKAKDTVHDALKADLKGVIVLTSTVAVEDQYLDGLTPIQVCENSVSSKKKNVLSISIDENLCKRVVSLEQPMMEVVAYIQDEKLRIIEKNKMKQEIKKEFEATVDEYIEASVELEKKKKEEEKAKEKTIVEVEKKKKEEKKEVEKAVDKFIEDENEEEKENDNVVDKEQEKEKATVDKEKEKEKATVDELMK from the exons ATGGATGAGATTGACAACTACCACAATAGTAGTGACGAAGATAGTGTTGATGTTGAGTCTAGTGAAACTGGAGATAGTGTAGATGGGGACATTAGTAGAGATACCCTTAGTGGAGATGAGGTTGATCCCCTATCCTTGTCAATTTGTGAAAAAGATATCTCTGATAAGTC ATTATGCACCCATTCCTTGAAACAAAATTACATGACAGTACTCAATCCATGTATGGATAAAGCTAAGGACACGGTCCATGATGCTTTGAAGGCTGATTTAAAAGGTGTGATCGTTCTCACTTCAACAGTAGCGGTGGAGGATCAATATTTGGATGGTCTCACTCCAATCCAAGTTTGTGAGAATTCTGTTTcgagtaaaaagaaaaatgtgtTGAGTATTTCTATTGATGAAAATCTGTGCAAGCGTGTTGTATCCCTCGAGCAACCAATGATGGAAGTTGTTGCTTATATACAAGATGAAAAATTAAGGATAATTGAAAAGAATAAGATGAAGCAAG aaattaaaaaagagtTTGAAGCTACAGTTGATGAATACATTGAAGCATCAGTTGagttggaaaaaaagaagaaagaagaagaaaaggcgAAGGAGAAGACAATTGTTGAAGtcgaaaaaaagaagaaagaagaaaaaaaagaggtggAGAAGGCAGTTGATAAGTTTATAGAAGAcgagaatgaagaagaaaaagagaatgaCAATGTAGTTGATAAAGAACAAGAGAAGGAGAAGGCAACAGTTgataaagaaaaagagaaggagAAGGCAACAGTTGATGAATTGATGAAGTAG